The Glycine max cultivar Williams 82 chromosome 12, Glycine_max_v4.0, whole genome shotgun sequence genome window below encodes:
- the LOC100819129 gene encoding uncharacterized protein LOC100819129 (The RefSeq protein has 1 substitution compared to this genomic sequence) gives MLKSIVGCCKVYISESRNRTALESIERASKLFPLAPIINKFEDVAYNRVGYTLVSELGHSGPCHLSNAVLAMVKAAFDSIDFEVHTGTHPRLGVVDHICFHPLLDASLDHAANAARCLATDMGSTLQVPTYLYGAAHEEGRTLDSIRRIFGYFKPNSIENQWIGGMKSDSLPLNPDSGPSQVTPAKGVVVIGATNWVDNYNVSLLSSDICAVRRIAKQVSGRGGGLPSVQAMALAHGEGVIEVACNLLDPNKVGGERVQQEVENLAREEGISVERGYYTDFSQDQIISSYLEFFEEKI, from the exons atGCTGAAGTCCATTGTGGGATGCTGCAAGGTGTACATATCAGAGAGCAGAAACAGAACTGCATTAGAATCAATAGAACGAGCTTCCAAGCTTTTCCCTTTGGCTCCAATAATCAACAAGTTTGAGGATGTGGCCTATAACAGAGTTGGTTACACCCTTGTCTCTGAATTGGGTCATTCAGGGCCATGCCACTTGTCAAATGCTGTGTTGGCAATGGTGAAGGCTGCATTTGACTCCATTGACTTTGAGGTGCACACTGGTACTCATCCTCGGCTTGGTGTTGTGGACCACATTTGTTTTCACCCCCTGCTTGATGCTTCCTTGGATCATGCAGCTAATGCTGCTAGGTGTTTAGCCACAGACATGGGTTCTACTCTGCAAG TTCCCACTTATCTATATGGAGCAGCACATGAAGAGGGGAGGACACTTGATTCAATCAGAAGAATATTTGGTTATTTTAAACCAAATTCTATCGAAAACCAGTGGATTGGGGGGATGAAATCAGACTCTTTGCCGCTGAATCCTGATAGTGGTCCATCTCAAGTTACTCCAGCAAAAGGTGTTGTGGTCATTGGAGCAACCAATTGGGTTGATAACTACAATGTCTCTTTATTATCTTCTGATATTAGTGCTGTTCGGAGAATTGCAAAACAGGTTAGTGGAAGAGGTGGTGGACTTCCTTCTGTGCAGGCCATGGCACTTGCACATGGTGAAGGTGTCATTGAGGTAGCTTGTAATTTGTTGGATCCAAATAAAGTTGGTGGTGAAAGAGTACAACAAGAAGTTGAGAACCTGGCAAGGGAAGAAGGTATTTCTGTGGAGAGGGGATACTACACAGACTTTTCACAGGATCAAATCATTTCAAGTTACTTGGAGTTCTTTGAAGAGAAAATTTGA
- the LOC100499758 gene encoding 40S ribosomal protein S5-like (The RefSeq protein has 2 substitutions compared to this genomic sequence): MADEAVVVPDPTQIDVKLFNRWSFEDIEVTDISLADYIGVAASKHATCVPHTAGRYSVKRFRKAQCPIVERLTNSLMMHGRNNGKKLLAVRIIKHAMEIIHLLTDQNPIQVIVDAVINSGPREDATRIGSAGVVRRQAVDISPLRRVNQATYLLTTGAREAAFRNIKTIAECLADELINAAKGSSNSYAIKKKDEIERVAKANR; encoded by the exons ATGGCCGACGAAGCTGTGGTTGTTCCAGATCCCACCCAGATCGATGTCAAGCTCTTTAACCGCTGGAGCTTCGAGGATATTGAG GTTACTGACATTTCACTGGCTGATTACATTGGAGTTGCGGCATCCAAGCACGCCACATATGTTCCTCACACCGCCGGAAGGTACTCCGTGAAGCGGTTCAGGAAGGCGCAGTGCCCCATTGTTGAGAGGCTCACCAACTCTCTCATGATGCACGGTAGAAACAATGGCAAGAAACTCTTGGCTGTTAGGATCATCAAGCATGCTATGGAGATTATTCATTTGTTGACTGACCAGAACCCCATTCAGGTTATTGTTGATGCTGTCATCAACAG TGGTCCTCGTGAAGATGCAACAAGAATTGGTTCTGCTGGAGTTGTAAGGAGGCAGGCTGTGGATATTTCACCCCTTCGGCGTGTGAATCAGGCTATATATCTTCTAACAACTGGTGCACGCGAAGCTGCTTTCAGAAATATTAAGACAATTGCTGAATGCTTGGCTGATGAACTTATTAATGCAGCAAAAGGGTCGTCCAACAG CTATGCTATCAAGAAAAAGGATGAAATTGAGAGAGTTGCCAAGGCAAACCGTTGA
- the LOC100820206 gene encoding secretory carrier-associated membrane protein 1 — protein MSSYDINPFAEDEVNPFADGTAKGKASGQSNHGGGAASKLSPLSPEPYDCAATVDIPLDSSKDLKAKEKELQAREAELKRREQELKRREDAIARAGIVIEEKNWPPFCPIIHHDIANEIPIHLQSIQYVAFTTWLGLVGCLLWNIAAVTVAWIKGEGLSIWFLSIIYFISGVPASYVMWYRPLYRATRTDSALRFSWFFLSYGVHILFCVFATIAPPIVFKGKSLTGILPAFEVLDYNGLVGILYFIGFGFFCIESLLSIWVIQQVYMYFRGSGKAAAMRREAAQGAMRAAL, from the exons ATGAGTAGCTACGACATCAATCCCTTTGCCGAAGACGAGGTTAATCCTTTCGCT gatGGAACTGCTAAAGGAAAAGCATCGGGGCAATCAAATCATGGTGGTGGTGCAGCATCAAAGCTTTCACCCCTGTCTCCTGAGCCTTATGATTGTGCAGCAACTGTTGACATTCCTCTTGATTCCTCAAAG gacCTCAAAGCCAAGGAGAAGGAGCTCCAAGCTAGAGAGGCTGAATTGAAAAGAAGGGAACAG GAGCTAAAACGAAGGGAAGATGCTATAGCACGAG ctGGAATTGTTATAGAGGAGAAAAATTGGCCACCTTTTTGCCCCATCATTCATCACGACATTGCAAATGAAATACCTATACATCTTCAATCAATCCAGTATGTAGCATTTACAACATGGTTAG GTTTGGTTGGATGTCTTTTATGGAATATTGCAGCAGTTACTGTAGCTTGGATcaaaggagaag GTCTTTCAATCTGGTTCCTATCTATCATATACTTTATTTCCGGTGTTCCAGCATCCTATGTGATGTGGTATCGCCCTCTTTATCGTGCGACAAG GACGGATAGTGCTCTAAGGTTTAGCTGGTTTTTCTTGTCTTACGGA GTGCACATTCTCTTTTGTGTTTTTGCTACAATTGCTCCTCCAATTGTCTTCAAAGGGAAATCTCTCAC AGGTATTCTGCCTGCGTTTGAGGTATTGGACTACAATGGATTGGTTGGG ATACTCTACTTTATTGGGTTTGGTTTTTTCTGCATTGAATCACTGCTGAGCATTTGGGTTATTCAG CAAGTATACATGTACTTCCGGGGCAGTGGAAAGGCTGCAGCGATGAGGCGTGAAGCTGCGCAAGGGGCCATGAGGGCAGCTCTATGA
- the LOC100819670 gene encoding uncharacterized protein: MVFFCFLVDQQRQVQRSKPAAGICSRCGGGASVADMKTATRFCYVPFYWKSWRAIVCTFCGAVLRSYQH, from the coding sequence ATGGTGTTCTTCTGCTTTCTGGTGGACCAGCAGCGGCAGGTGCAGCGGAGCAAGCCGGCGGCGGGGATCTGCTCCCGCTGCGGCGGCGGAGCCAGCGTCGCCGACATGAAGACCGCCACCAGGTTCTGCTATGTCCCCTTCTACTGGAAGTCCTGGAGAGCCATCGTTTGCACTTTCTGCGGAGCCGTTCTTCGCTCTTACCAACACTAA
- the LOC100818596 gene encoding probable galacturonosyltransferase 10 has translation MRRRATDFRRPVRKRVPDALWWALCCAVILLFVYILSKGNKIESRPALSKKTYRHDKIMEGLNITEEMLNSNSFTRQLNDQISLAKAFVVIAKESNNLQFAWELSAQIHNSQMLLSNAATRRLPLTTRETERAIHDMALLLYQAQQLHYDSATMIMRFKAKIQALEEQMNSVSEKSSKYGQIAAEEVPKSLYCLGVRLTTEWFKNFNLQKKFKDKRHVVMKLKDNSLHHFCIFSDNIIATSVVVNSTAMNCKNPNMIVFHLVTDEINYAAMKAWFAMNDFRGVTVEVQKFEDFTWLNASYVPVLKQLQDSEIQSYYFSGNSDEGRTPIKFRNPKYLSMLNHLRFYIPEVFPALKKVVFLDDDVVVQKDLSGLFSIDLNENVNGAVETCMETFHRYHKYLNYSHPLIRAHFDPDACGWAFGMNVFDLVEWRKKNVTGIYHYWQEKNIDRTLWKLGTLPPGLLTFYGLTEPLDPSWHVLGFGYTNVDPQLIERGAVLHFNGNSKPWLKIGIEKYKPLWEKYVEYSHPLLQQCNFH, from the exons ATGCGGCGAAGAGCGACGGATTTTCGAAGGCCAGTGCGTAAGAGGGTTCCAGATGCGTTGTGGTGGGCATTGTGCTGTGCAGTGATTCTTCTCTTTGTTTATATTCTGAGCAAAGGGAACAAAATTGAGTCCAGACCCGCTTTGTCCAAG AAAACTTACAGGCATGATAAGATTATGGAAGGCCTTAATATTACTGAAGAGATGTTAAACTCTAACTCGTTCACGAGACAACTCAATGATCAGATATCCCTGGCAAAAGCTTTTGTTGTAATTGCAAAAGAAAGTAATAATCTCCAATTTGCTTGGGAATTAAGTGCCCAGATCCACAATTCGCAGATGCTCCTCTCGAATGCAGCCACTAGGCGTCTTCCTTTAACAACCAGGGAAACAGAAAGGGCTATCCATGATATGGCATTATTGTTATACCAGGCCCAGCAGCTCCATTATGATAGTGCAACCATGATCATGAGATTCAAAGCAAAAATTCAAGCTCTTGAGGAACAGATGAATTCTGTTAGTGAAAAGAGTTCAAAATATGGACAAATAGCTGCTGAAGAAGTCCCAAAAAGCCTCTATTGTCTAGGTGTCCGGTTGACTACAGAATGGTTCAAAAACTTCAATTTGCAAAAGAAATTTAAGGACAAAAGGCACGTGGTGATGAAGCTTAAGGATAACAGTCTTCATCACTTTTGCATTTTCTCTGATAACATTATTGCAACTTCTGTTGTGGTCAATTCAACTGCAATGAATTGTAAAAATCCCAATATGATTGTTTTCCACCTTGTCACTGACGAAATAAACTATGCTGCAATGAAGGCATGGTTTGCCATGAATGATTTCCGTGGGGTGACTGTGGAAGTTCAGAAGTTTGAAGACTTTACTTGGTTAAATGCTTCATACGTTCCAGTGCTCAAGCAACTTCAAGACTCAGAAATACAGAGCTACTACTTTTCTGGCAACAGTGATGAGGGCAGGACACCTATCAAGTTCCGTAACCCTAAATATTTATCCATGCTTAATCACCTGAGGTTTTACATCCCTGAAGTTTTTCCTGCACTTAAGAAGGTGGTGTTCCTGGATGATGATGTTGTGGTTCAGAAGGATCTTTCTGGTCTTTTTTCCATTGATTTGAATGAGAATGTAAATGGAGCTGTTGAAACATGCATGGAGACATTTCACAGATACCATAAATATTTGAACTACTCCCATCCTCTTATACGTGCACATTTTGACCCCGATGCTTGTGGATGGGCATTTGGGATGAATGTATTTGATTTGGTTGAATGGAGGAAAAAGAATGTAACTGGCATCTACCACTACTGGCAGGAAAAGAACATAGACCGAACATTGTGGAAACTCGGTACCTTGCCACCTGGACTGCTGACATTTTATGGATTAACTGAGCCCTTGGATCCATCATGGCATGTTTTGGGTTTTGGCTACACCAATGTTGATCCTCAGTTGATAGAGAGGGGAGCTGTATTACACTTCAATGGGAACTCCAAACCCTGGTTGAAGATTGGGATTGAGAAGTACAAGCCCCTATGGGAAAAATATGTTGAATACTCTCATCCTTTGTTGCAACAGTGTAACTTCCATTGA